From the Halobacterium zhouii genome, the window CCAGCACGCGACCGACCTCCAGGACGTCCTCGGCGTTCCGCACGAAACTCGCAGCGACGTAATCCACGCCCTTCTCCGCGGCGAGTTCCAGGTCCCGGCGGTCCTTCTCGGTCACCACGTCGAGGCCGAGTTCCACGCCCGGCACGTTCACGCCCTTCCGACTGCCGAGGTCGCCGCCGGACTCCACCCGACCGAGCACTGCGTCGCCCTCCACGTCCACCACCACCGCCTCGATGCGCCCGTCGTCCAGAAGGACGTCGTCACCGGGTTCGGCCGCCGCGATACTCGTCGACAGTCCGACCGTTTCCGCGTCAGACGTCTCGCCCGGCTCGAACCGAACCACGCTTCCCTCGGCCAGATGGACGGAACCATCGGTCTCTGCGGTCCGGACCTCCGGCCCCTGCATGTCCAGCATCACCGCGACCGGTTTCTCCGTAGCGTCGTCCACGCGCCGCGCCGTGTCGACGAGGTCCGCTCGGTCCGAAAGCGTTCCGTGACTCGAATTGATGCGAGCAACCGTCATCCCAGCGTCCGCTAGCGCGCGCACCGAATCGACGTCAGACGTCGCCGGCCCGAGCGTGCAGACGATCTTCGCATTCCTCATTGCGCCGGGGTACGCAGTCACGCATCAAAAACCCAGGTGAGTGACCGCGGCACCCGACCGGCCACAGCCATTTTCCACCCCCCGTGCGTATCTCGTGTCATGCCAACGTATGCCGCAATCGCCACGGTCGAAACGGGACGGTTCCAGAACGCCCAGGAACTCGCCTCCATCTGGGGAGACGTCCAGACCGACCTCGAGGACAAGAACTGCCACCTCATCGACGCCTACGTCCTCCTCGGCGAACGCGACGTCCTCCTCCTGTTCGAAGCCGACAGCCGCGAGGACGCCCTCCAGGCCTCCATCGCCGTCCAGCGATACGGCATCAGCATGGACACCATGGAAGCCATGAACGTCGACCGACTCGGCGAACTCGTCGACGAACTCTAACACGCACTTTTTGCTGCGAGCGCGCCTCCGGGAGACCGACGGTCTCCCGTGCCCTCGTTCGCTTCGCTCACGAGGACTCCGGCGCGCTCTGGCAAAAATTTGCGGAAAAAGCACTCCTCCCTCACTTCGTGCCTCCGGCACTCCGTTCAGTCGTCGGCCCGCGAGCCTTGGCTCGCGGTGAATCGCGGTGCTCAGGCTCTCCGAGCCGTTCGCACCGCGAATGCTAGTGGCTGTCTGCTGATTCAACTGCCGATACCCCTGGCTGCGTAGATTCAAATAGCAAGCCGGGACCAACCCGGTGCGTGACGTGAAAATCGTCCGGTGCGCTCGGATGATGTGAGCGCGGCGACGCGCGCCGGAGCAGTTCGCCGCCTGCAAGCCCCTATTCGACGCCGAGCAGACGCAGGACTACTTGACGCGAGTGCCCGGGACGCTGTCGCCGTGTGTCGTCAGCAGGTCCGCATCCTCGCCAGCGGCGAGCACCATGCCGTTGGATTCTACGCCGAACAGCTCCGCTTTCTCGAGGTTTGCCACGACGACGACCTTCGTTCCCGGGAGGTCGTCGAGGTCGTGAAGTTGCTTGATGCCGGCGACGATCTGTCGAACCTCGTGGCCGATGTCGACCTCGAGGCGCGCGAGGTCGTCCGCGCCCTCGATTCCTTCGGCCGACTCGACACGGCCGACGCGGAGGTCGAGGGCCTGGAACTCCTCGAAACCGATGCGGTCCTCGACGAGCGGTTCGAGTTCGATGGCGGAGCCGTCAGCGTCGGCGTCGTCCCCGTCAGCGTCACCATCGCTACTGGACGATTCGATCTTCGCCTCCAGCGCCTCGTTCAACTCCTCGACGCGTTCCTCCTCGACCTTCGTGAACAGCTCTTCGGGCTCCCCGAACTCGGCAGGCGGCTCCTGCAGGCAGTCGCCGACCGTGGCGTCCGCGGCGCTCCCGCTCTCCCCGAGTTGCGCCCACACCTCGTCGGCCTTCTCCGGCGTGAACGGCTGGAGCAGCACCGCGACCGCCTTCACCAGTTGCACGCAGTCGCGGATGACCGGCGCCGCCTCGTCGTCGTCGAGCTTCCACGGTTCGTTGCGCTGGATGTACTCGTTGCCGAAGCGAGCGAGCGCGACGGTTCGCTCACCGGCGGTGCGGAGGTCGTAGTCGTTCAGTGCGTCCTCGTAGTCGTCCATCGCCTGGGCGATTTCCGTCTCGACGTCGTCCGTGAGGCCGACGTCCGGCGTGCCGTCGAAGTTCCGCGCCGCGAACAGCAGCGCGCGGTAGACGAAGTTCCCGACGACGTCCGCGAGTTCGCTGTTCACGCGCTCCGCGAACCGGTCCCACGAGAAGTTCACGTCACGCTCGAAGCCGCTGGCGGTCGCGAGGTAGTACCGCAGCAGGTCGGGATGGAACCCCTCGTCGAGATACTCCTCGGCCCAGATGGCGCGGTTCCGCGACGTGCTCAACCCTTTCCCGTTGAGGTTCACGAATCCGGTCGCGCAGACCGCTCGCGGTTCCGTGTACTCCGCGGCGCGCAACATCGCGGGCCAGTAGACGGTGTGGTGCTGGATGATGTCGCGGCCGATGACGTGGACGATCTCGCCGTCGCCGTCCTTCCAGACGGACTCCCAGTCGAGGTCGCCCTCGCGTTCGCTGTACTGCTTCGTCGACGAGACGTACTCGACTGGGGCGTCCACCCAGACGTAGAGCACGAGGTCCTCGCGCTCGCCCGCGTCGTCACCGTCTCCACCGCTTTCGTCGTCCGGGTAGTCGATGCCCCAGTCCATGTCCCGCGTGATACAGAGGTCCTGTAACTCGCCCTCGATCCACTCACGGGGCTGGTTCTTCGCGTTGTTCGTGCCCTCGAGGCGGTTGATGAACCCCTGGAGGTACTCCTGGAACTCCGAGAGGCGGAGGAACTTGTGCTCGCGCTTGCGGTACTCCGCGGGGTTCCCGGTGAGCGCCGACACGGGGTCCTCGATCTCGCCGGGTTCGAGGTGCCGCTGGCAGCCCTCGTCGCATTCGTCGCCGCGCGCGTGCTCGCCGCAGTACGGACACGTCCCCTCGACGTAGCGGTCGGGGAGCCACTGGTCGGCTTCGGGGTCGTACCCCACGTCGATCTCCTTCTCGTAGACGTGGTCGTTTTCCTCCCAGGTGCGAACGAACTCCTTCGTGAGCGCGACGTTCGTCTCGTCGTGCGTGTGGCCGTAGTTGTCGAAGTCGACGTTGAACTTCGGGAACGTCTCCTCGTACTGCTCGTGGTGGCGGAGCGCTAATTCCTCGGGGCTCACGCCCTCCTCTGCGGCGTTCACCGCGATAGGCGTCCCGTGCATGTCGCTTCCGCAGACGTAGACGGCCTGCTGGCCGAGTTTGCGAAGGCCGCGGGTGAACGCGTCCGCGTTCACGTAGCTACGCAGGTGGCCGATGTGGAGGTCGCCGTTGGCGTACGGCAACCCCGCCGTGATCACCGCCGGGTCGTCGGTGGGGAAATCGTCGTGGCTCATACTCAGTTCGTCTGCCGGCGCGGGCCTAAAGCCCGCGGATTGTGTCTCGTCATGCTGGTGGTCCGTTGTGGCTCTAGAGCGGTACGAGCAGAGAAATCGGGGTTCGCGCCCACGCGGTGACCGTATGAGGGTCCGCGGGCGTGGCGGTCCACCCGGTAGCGACGCTACGCGCGCATCGGCATCGGCCGCATCGTGAGGTGGACCGTCCGGGTCACGTTCCGAGGGTGGCAGTCCGCGAGTAAAAAGGTTGTTCAGCACTGACGGCCACGCCGCCTCAGAACGCGAGCAGGAGGCCTTCGAGGACGACGATGGTGACGACCAGTCGGCCGACGCTGCCCGTGAACGTGGCGGCGGCGAACTTCGCGTAGTTCTCCTCGATGACGGAGAACGCGTAGATGGAGAGGGTGTCCGGGAACCCGGGGACCGTGAGTCCGAGTGCCATGCCGGCGTAGCCGTACTCCTTGACGAGTTCCACCATGCGCTGCTTCGACCACTCCATCGGGTCGAAGCCGAGGCGCTCGAACGCGCGCACGACCGGCCCGGAGTGGCTCGCGCCGTGGCCGACGTAGAGCGCGATGAGGCTCCCCGCGGCTTTGCCGACGCCGCTGACGAGGATGATGAGTACGACGGTCAGTGGGGCGGGGATGCCGAGGCCGAGCGTGGCGACGCTGCCACAGACGTAGCCCGCGGGACAGAGCACGACCTCGCTGGGGAGCGGGAGCACGAACGCGATGAGGAAGGAGTAGATGAAGATAATGAGCAGGCCGCTCCAGCCGGTTGCGGCTCTGACTGCGCCCTCGATTGCGTGGAAGTCAATAGCGAGCGGGAGCGCCGCTGCGGGGGTCACTGTCGGATTTGTCTCACTCGCGCGGCTAAACCCTACTGGAGTTCGTCGAGGTCAGCGAGGAACTTGGTGAGCATCGCCCGAGTGACGTGGGGCATGCAGACGACGCGGAGCTCTCCGCTCGCGGTGCGCGAGATCCGCCAGTCACGCTCGCGGAGCGCGTCGAACTCGGCGTCCGGGAGGTCGACGGCGACGAGCGGCAGGACGGGGTCGGCGACGTCGTAGCCGCGGTCGACGAGTTCCGCGGCGAGGAAGTCGGCGTTGGCTTGCGAGACCTCGTACTGCTCGCGATAGCCGTCCGGCCAGAGCGCGTCGAGGGCGGCGTGCGCGCCAGCGACGCCCGCCCCCGAGCGCGTGCCGCCGAGCGTCGGCTGGGTGTCGGATTCGAGGTACGGTGTGTCGATGGCGAGCGCGTCCAGGGTTTCGGCGTCGCGCGCGAGGAAGCCGCCGGCGGGAATCGGCGCCTGCCCCATCTTGTGCGGGTCGATGGTCATCGTGTCCACGTCGACGTCCGAGAAGTCCCAGTCGTGGTCCGTGAACGGGAGCACGAACCCGCCCCACGCGGCGTCGACGTGGAGGCGGGCGTCGACGTTCGCGGCCACGTCCGCGAGCGCGGAAATCGGGTCGACGCGCCCGAACTCCGTGGTGCCCGCGATGCCGACGACGAGCGCGGTGTCGTCGTCCGCGAGCGCCGCGACGTCGTCGACGTCCGCGCGGTGGTCGTCGTCGGTGGCCGCAAGGCGCAACTCCACGCCGAGCACGTCGGCGGCCTTCTGGAAACTGAAGTGCGCGCTCTCGGGTGCGACGACGTTCACGTCGCCATCTGCGACGTTCCTGGCTGCGCGCACTGCCTGGAGGTTCGCCTCCGTGCCGCCCGACCCGACGTAGCCGTGTGGGTCGTCCAGACCGACGACGTCCCCGAGTGCTGCGACCGCTCCCTCCTCGAGTTCGGCGACGGTCGGGTAGGTCGCGGGGTCGCCGGGGTTGTCCGCGAGAAAGGTCGTCGCGGCGTCGCGGGCGGAGGGATGTGGCTCGGTGCACATCGAGGAGAGCACGCGGTCGAAGTCCTGTGGAGTGTGCTCCCCGAGCGCGGCGCTGTCCATATCCCGAGACTAGTTGGTGGGCGTTTAGCGGTTCCGCTCTCGGGCCACGACGCCGTTGTTTCGTTGCGGCCGAGACTGTCGTCGGGTGGCGGCGTCGCTCAGTAGTGGGGATTGGAGGCGTTCACGACGACGGGCGCGCGGAGCACTGGAATGCCGTCCGGCCCCCAGACCTGCACCCGGTACGTGGCGTCCAGTTTCGGGTAGTCTCGCCAGCCGTCTTCGTACGCGAGCAGGGGGTCGCTGCCGTTCTCGGGGAACGAGAAAAACACCTGTTCGTCCGCGGCGAGCGTCTGGTTCAGCGTGAACGCGTGGGTCTTCCCGGCATACGTGAGTTCGACGGTGGAGCCAACCGGCAGCGACTCGCCTTCCTCGTTCTTGACGACGACGTGCTCGCCATCCTGGCTCTCGTCGACCCCGACGAACGCGTCCACGGCGTTCCGCGCTTTCGACGCCCATTCCGGGCGTTGAACCGATTCGACGCCGATCTCGGTGAGTTCGTAGGTGAGCGTCTCGGTGGTGTTCTCCACCTCGGAGGCCACGTGACGACGATACTCGTAGTGGTGGACACGTCCGCTGAGGTCCACGACGAGGCGTGCGTCGAACGTCGTCGTTCTGTCCTGCTCAACGCGATTGCGGTCGGCCGTCAGCACGAGCAGCATTCGGCTGTCCCGAACGACGCGCTCGGACACCGTGAAGTTGTACGCGTGGGCGTAGTCGAGGGGCCAGTTGCTCTCGATTCGGGGGTTGCCGTTGTCGGGTTCGACCTGCCAGTCTGTGTAGTAGGCGTGCCCGTACGGGCCAGTGATGCGGCGCGCGCCACGGCTCTGATTGTGCCACTTGAGGGTCGTGGTGTTGTACTCGTTCGCCCAGAACGTGGTCTCGTTGACTGCAGTGGCCGTCAGCCGCGCGCGTCGCCGAATCGTCTCGTTCGTAGCGTCGACGACGTTCGGCGCCTTCGGGGTCTGGAACTCGGTCAGTTCGTACTCGTAGGCGTATCCCGTTTCGGCGAGAGCGGCCTCGTGTGCGTTCGCGAGCTTCGTCGCGTTTTCGACGCCCTGCGCGCTGACGCCGGGCGGGAACCCCTCGGCGGCTTCGGGTCCGTCACCGCCGTCCAGTGGAGGGACGCCCATGCAGCCAGCTGCCAGGAGGAGGGCGCAGACTGCGAGGACCGTTCGCATAGTCGACGTGTCGGATTCGACGTGCAAGTTCTTTGTGGAGGGGTGGCACGCGGTCAGGCAGGAGCCCCTTCGTCCGCGGGCGAATCGCCGTCCATCGGCTCTTTTTCGGTGAGGTACCGGATGCGTTCAGGGACGGGTGGGTGCTGGTAGTGGAACGTCTCGTACAGCGGGTGCGGGAACGGGTTGCCGAGGTTCTCGCTGGTGAGGTCCGCGAGCGCGTCGGCGAGCGCGCCACCGCTGCCCATCACGTCGACGGCGAACGCGTCGGCCTCGCGTTCGTTCGCGAGCCAGAGTTTGTTCTCGATGGGGGAGGTGAGTCGGCTCAGCGGCTGGAGCCAGAGGCCAGCGAGCAACAGCCCTGCGGCGGCCTGCTGGGGCACGCCGAACATCTCGTACAGCCACGCCGACTCCACGAGGAACTGCGCGACGAACAGCAGCACGGCGACCTGCACCGCGCTCGCGGCGAGGTTCTGCCAGATGTGCCCTTTCTTCCAGTGCGCGAGTTCGTGGGCGAGCACGCTCTGGACCTCCTCGTCGTCCATCTGTTCGACGAGCGTGTCGAACAGCACGACGCGCTTCGTACGCCCGAACCCCGTGAAGAACGCGTTCGAGTGGCCCGAGCGGGAACTCGCGTCC encodes:
- a CDS encoding GYD domain-containing protein, producing MPTYAAIATVETGRFQNAQELASIWGDVQTDLEDKNCHLIDAYVLLGERDVLLLFEADSREDALQASIAVQRYGISMDTMEAMNVDRLGELVDEL
- the mfnA gene encoding tyrosine decarboxylase MfnA, translating into MDSAALGEHTPQDFDRVLSSMCTEPHPSARDAATTFLADNPGDPATYPTVAELEEGAVAALGDVVGLDDPHGYVGSGGTEANLQAVRAARNVADGDVNVVAPESAHFSFQKAADVLGVELRLAATDDDHRADVDDVAALADDDTALVVGIAGTTEFGRVDPISALADVAANVDARLHVDAAWGGFVLPFTDHDWDFSDVDVDTMTIDPHKMGQAPIPAGGFLARDAETLDALAIDTPYLESDTQPTLGGTRSGAGVAGAHAALDALWPDGYREQYEVSQANADFLAAELVDRGYDVADPVLPLVAVDLPDAEFDALRERDWRISRTASGELRVVCMPHVTRAMLTKFLADLDELQ
- a CDS encoding YqaA family protein; protein product: MTPAAALPLAIDFHAIEGAVRAATGWSGLLIIFIYSFLIAFVLPLPSEVVLCPAGYVCGSVATLGLGIPAPLTVVLIILVSGVGKAAGSLIALYVGHGASHSGPVVRAFERLGFDPMEWSKQRMVELVKEYGYAGMALGLTVPGFPDTLSIYAFSVIEENYAKFAAATFTGSVGRLVVTIVVLEGLLLAF
- the metG gene encoding methionine--tRNA ligase, whose product is MSHDDFPTDDPAVITAGLPYANGDLHIGHLRSYVNADAFTRGLRKLGQQAVYVCGSDMHGTPIAVNAAEEGVSPEELALRHHEQYEETFPKFNVDFDNYGHTHDETNVALTKEFVRTWEENDHVYEKEIDVGYDPEADQWLPDRYVEGTCPYCGEHARGDECDEGCQRHLEPGEIEDPVSALTGNPAEYRKREHKFLRLSEFQEYLQGFINRLEGTNNAKNQPREWIEGELQDLCITRDMDWGIDYPDDESGGDGDDAGEREDLVLYVWVDAPVEYVSSTKQYSEREGDLDWESVWKDGDGEIVHVIGRDIIQHHTVYWPAMLRAAEYTEPRAVCATGFVNLNGKGLSTSRNRAIWAEEYLDEGFHPDLLRYYLATASGFERDVNFSWDRFAERVNSELADVVGNFVYRALLFAARNFDGTPDVGLTDDVETEIAQAMDDYEDALNDYDLRTAGERTVALARFGNEYIQRNEPWKLDDDEAAPVIRDCVQLVKAVAVLLQPFTPEKADEVWAQLGESGSAADATVGDCLQEPPAEFGEPEELFTKVEEERVEELNEALEAKIESSSSDGDADGDDADADGSAIELEPLVEDRIGFEEFQALDLRVGRVESAEGIEGADDLARLEVDIGHEVRQIVAGIKQLHDLDDLPGTKVVVVANLEKAELFGVESNGMVLAAGEDADLLTTHGDSVPGTRVK